From one Carboxydocella sporoproducens DSM 16521 genomic stretch:
- a CDS encoding aldehyde ferredoxin oxidoreductase C-terminal domain-containing protein yields KMGAGEGLGAKLALGSARLCEAYGHPELAMAVKKQELPAYDPRGVQGHGLQYATSNRGGCHVRGYMISPEILGLPEKLDRFSLEGKAEWVKVFQDLTAVIDSLGLCLFTSFALGAQDYADLYNAATGENLTAEQLLACGERIWNNERLFNLQEGYTAQDDTLPRRLLEEPIPDGPSKGSVHRLAELLPVYYQVRGWDENGVPTAARRQELGL; encoded by the coding sequence AAGATGGGAGCCGGGGAAGGCCTGGGGGCCAAACTGGCGCTGGGTTCCGCCCGGTTGTGTGAGGCCTATGGCCATCCGGAGCTGGCGATGGCGGTCAAGAAGCAGGAACTGCCGGCCTATGACCCGCGGGGTGTGCAGGGCCATGGTTTGCAGTATGCTACCTCCAACCGGGGTGGCTGCCATGTGCGGGGTTACATGATTTCCCCGGAAATTCTGGGCTTGCCGGAGAAACTGGACCGGTTCTCCCTGGAGGGGAAAGCGGAATGGGTGAAGGTATTCCAGGACCTGACGGCAGTAATCGACAGCCTGGGGCTGTGCCTGTTCACCTCCTTTGCCCTGGGGGCGCAGGATTATGCCGACCTGTATAATGCCGCCACCGGGGAAAACCTGACAGCAGAACAACTGCTGGCCTGCGGGGAACGGATCTGGAACAATGAGCGCCTGTTCAACCTGCAGGAGGGCTATACCGCTCAGGACGATACCCTGCCCCGGCGTTTACTGGAAGAGCCCATTCCGGACGGGCCGTCCAAGGGCAGTGTGCACCGGCTGGCAGAACTGTTGCCTGTCTATTACCAGGTGCGGGGCTGGGATGAAAACGGAGTGCCAACAGCGGCCAGGAGACAGGAACTGGGGTTATAA
- a CDS encoding sigma-54-dependent Fis family transcriptional regulator, translating to MSEQWRRFIAGENTVSGVEPIILRSWQRSRERRVNYRLVKDTDILPAPLLRERCQAQESLVQAAEQVLPYIYRLLQGQNYMVILCDFEGYILKVVGDPPFLTRAQQVQLSPGANWREDVRGTNAIGTSISEGTAVKVLGWEHYVQENHFLSCWAAPVRNPQGKIVGVLDISGESGQRNSRFLEIALIGAKMIEQNLLLAELQKEAAISQRGLQLAGAMLRQGFIVIDNKGVIKEINQQGAQLLGKRREEIIGNTVGDVFDNTKSILFSHKRLDLQFEDNAGKEIDSRLIRVTSPEGRLLGSVGVLNLTRANVDPIESSCWVGNCAKSKQVLDIAARAAAVNVSVLLQGESGTGKEVIARYIHQLSDRREGPFVALNCAALPPNLIESELFGYAEGAFTGAKKGGQPGKFELADGGTIFLDEIGDMPANVQVALLRLLQEREVCRIGDHKVRKINVRVIAATHKDLEKLVKTGLFRLDLYYRLKVVTINLPPLRERIEDIYDLVPYFVSKACQNMGKPLLEVDREIYPYLLAYHWPGNVRELENIITGMVALAGGPQITVADLPPELRQNLFCSTKVEEGALLEEKTRLAIIEALQKTKGKIAPAARLLGMGRTTLYRKLKEYNLLK from the coding sequence ATGAGTGAGCAATGGCGGCGCTTTATAGCTGGTGAGAATACAGTGAGTGGAGTAGAACCGATCATCCTGCGTTCCTGGCAGAGGAGCAGAGAAAGAAGAGTAAACTACCGACTGGTAAAGGATACTGATATACTCCCGGCGCCGCTTTTGCGTGAGCGTTGTCAAGCTCAGGAGAGTTTAGTTCAAGCTGCAGAACAGGTACTTCCGTATATTTATCGTTTGCTGCAGGGTCAGAATTATATGGTCATTTTGTGTGATTTCGAAGGCTATATTTTAAAAGTAGTCGGAGATCCGCCTTTTCTGACCAGAGCACAACAAGTACAGTTATCACCGGGAGCCAACTGGCGAGAAGACGTAAGGGGTACAAATGCCATTGGTACGTCAATTTCCGAAGGTACGGCAGTAAAAGTATTAGGCTGGGAGCATTATGTTCAGGAGAACCATTTTTTATCCTGCTGGGCTGCTCCTGTACGTAATCCCCAGGGGAAAATCGTAGGGGTTCTGGATATATCCGGAGAAAGTGGACAGAGAAATAGTCGTTTTCTGGAAATAGCCTTGATTGGCGCTAAAATGATCGAACAAAACCTGCTTCTTGCTGAATTGCAAAAAGAAGCTGCTATAAGTCAGCGAGGATTGCAGCTGGCTGGAGCTATGCTGCGGCAAGGATTTATTGTAATAGACAACAAAGGGGTAATCAAGGAAATTAACCAGCAGGGTGCGCAGCTCCTGGGTAAAAGACGAGAGGAAATAATTGGTAACACGGTAGGAGATGTTTTTGATAATACCAAAAGTATCCTGTTCAGCCACAAGAGATTAGACCTGCAGTTTGAAGACAATGCTGGCAAGGAAATTGATTCCCGTCTGATACGAGTTACTTCCCCTGAAGGTCGTTTGCTCGGTAGCGTTGGGGTTTTAAACCTGACCAGGGCAAATGTCGATCCCATAGAGTCCAGCTGCTGGGTTGGGAACTGTGCCAAATCGAAACAGGTGCTGGATATAGCGGCTAGAGCGGCTGCGGTCAATGTTTCTGTATTGCTTCAGGGGGAAAGTGGTACAGGTAAAGAAGTGATAGCCCGATATATTCATCAGCTGAGTGACCGCCGGGAAGGACCGTTTGTAGCCTTAAATTGTGCAGCCTTGCCTCCTAATTTGATTGAAAGTGAGCTTTTCGGCTATGCTGAAGGCGCTTTTACCGGTGCCAAAAAAGGTGGACAACCGGGCAAATTTGAACTGGCTGATGGCGGAACGATTTTTCTTGATGAAATTGGGGATATGCCTGCCAATGTACAGGTGGCTCTGTTAAGATTGCTGCAGGAAAGGGAAGTTTGTCGCATCGGTGATCACAAGGTCAGGAAAATTAATGTGAGGGTAATTGCGGCAACCCATAAAGATTTAGAAAAACTGGTTAAAACTGGCTTGTTTCGCCTGGATCTGTATTATCGTTTAAAAGTGGTTACCATTAACCTGCCGCCACTACGGGAGCGAATAGAGGACATCTATGACCTGGTACCCTATTTTGTTTCTAAAGCTTGCCAGAATATGGGTAAACCTTTGCTGGAAGTGGACCGGGAAATATATCCTTATTTACTTGCTTACCATTGGCCCGGAAATGTGCGGGAATTGGAAAATATTATAACTGGCATGGTTGCTTTAGCCGGTGGACCTCAAATCACGGTAGCGGATTTGCCTCCCGAACTGCGGCAAAATCTATTTTGTAGCACAAAAGTCGAGGAAGGAGCGTTATTGGAAGAAAAAACCAGGCTGGCTATTATCGAGGCATTACAAAAAACCAAAGGGAAAATTGCTCCGGCTGCCAGGCTGCTGGGAATGGGCAGAACTACCCTGTATCGAAAACTGAAGGAATACAATTTGCTTAAATGA